TGGCGATTGAAGCATCTAAACGTGTCTTAAAGAAAGCTCAATTAGCAGGAGAAGATATTGATTTAATCATATTTTCCACACAAGTTCCAGAAAAAACCTTTCCGACAAATGTAATGTATGTACATAACGCAATTGGTGGGAAGCACAGTGCAATTGCATTGGACATGAATGTAAATTGTGCTGGAATGACGACTGCAGTTGATATGGCTTCGCGTTATCTCTCTTCAAATCCTTATATGAAGAGAGCGTTAGTTGTAGGGTCTGACTATCTTTCTCTTCTTGCTAATCCTGATGAGGAAATTAGCTTTGCCAATTTTGGAGATGCATCATCTGCTGTTATTTTAGAAAACACAGCAGATGATAATACAGGTTTTATCGATGCTATTTATGATATAGATTCTGATAATAGAAATAATATTCAATATCCTGAAATGGGACTATCTAGGTCTATAACTGAAAAAATTGATGGACAAGGAATTAAGTGGCTACCTTTTGATGGAAGCATGATCTTACCAGCTACGTATGAAATGATTGAAACACTTTTAAAACGTAATCATTTAAAGATCGATGATATAAACGGATTTTGTTTATCCCAATTTGCCCTTTCTAACATTTTAAAAGTACAAGAACATTTTGAAATACCGAGTGAAAAAATCATATATGTAGGAGATGAGTATGGATATACTGGGACAAGTAGTCCGTTTATTGCCTTATATGAAGGGATTGAATCAGGTCAAATTAGACGTGGAGATTATGTGCTTTTCTGGACTGTAGGAGGAGGACATGAACTTATTGCAATGTTATTTAAATACTAGCATTTTTATAAAAACAAGAGAGCCCATTCTCTTGTTTTTATGTGTGCTTGGCAGCATATTGCTCTAATGGGTGGAAGTCCCTATCGTACTGTTGTGGCGAAAACAACTGCTTATGGGCAATATAAATATAATCTCTCTTGTAAACCTTCTAAGACTTCTTCTGGAACTTCCTTGACCAAGAGATCCCCACCTAGAAAAAGTAGCCAATTTGTTATTTCGGTCACTTCTTCGGGCTTAATAATATTGATAAAAGTCTTTAGAATGGCTGTGGTTTGGTAAGGATTCGTATAGGAAATTGAAACTTTTAAAGGATGGTATTTTTTGAATTGGGCAATCGCTTTTGGACCAAGTTCAAGGATAAGGTTGATTTCTTCTCCCTGCTTACTTAGTTTTTCTAAAATCTTTTTCTTACTTAATCTTTTTTTCTCCGGGTAGGGTTTGACATCGGTGAGTTCATCGACAGGAAAAATCTTCTTCTTTTCTTCCTTTAAGTCAAAGCCTTCAATCAGCCAAACGCTTTTTTCATGATAAAGGTGCAAGAGATAGATTGGATAAGACTTTATTACCTTCTCTTCTTTGATGGTAATCCATAAATAGCGATCCAAAAGAAGAGTTTGGATGAGTTTTTCTACCATGGGATGGGGGATGTCCGAAAGCTCAAGCAGGTCGGGATTATTGGGATTGGTCCCCTCAAAAAGCAAGATTTGATTTAACAGAACAAGGTCATCTTGCTGGTTTTCTGAGATGAGGCCAAGTAATTTTTCAGCTAAAGACTGACGACTTTTTAGATAGGGAAGTTGTTGATTTCTGGTGGCCATAAAGGCAATAAAAAGAGCTTTGACCTCATTATCGGTAAAACGAACCTCGGGCAGGACAGAATTGTGCATGACAAAATACCCCCCATCCCTTCCAACTTCAGCGATAAGTGGCATCCCCAAGGCTTCTATTTCTCTGATATCTCTAATAGCTGTCGAACGAGAGATGTTAAACTCTCGCATGATTTCAGAAACGGTAAAGTGGGCGCGGTTGTTGATATACCGCATGATGGTATTAATCCGTTCAACTTTTTTCATCAGGACTCCTAAACAGTATCAATTTTTGACATGATTTAAGGCTATCATATAACTATCAAGTGAAGTGGACAAGTCATTTGATTAATATAATAAAGAGGTAGGTTTTGAAAATGGCAGATTATACCCTAGAAGAAAAAGATAGCTTTACCGTTATAGGTTTGGGAACTGAGCTTAAGAGCCATTACACAGATTTTGCCGGCTTAAATAAGGAAAAGTCAGATTTTTGGCAGGCGGTAAGCCAAGATGGAAGGCTTGACACTTTAAAAGCCCTTGCCACAAATGACTACATTTTTGCCGTAAATGAAGCGGTGAATAACAAGATGATGCATTATGCTGGAGTCTTGAGCGAGGCATCAGCACCAGAAGAAGCAAGAGTGATCCAATTTCCTAAGGGAGAATACCTAGTTGTTAAAGGGGAAGGGAAAACAGCTGATGAATTGAATAATAAGCTTGCTGGCCTTGCCTTTGGACAAGTCTTGCCAGAAGCAAAGAATTTTGCCTATGTTGGTGGGCCCAATGCAACGGTTGAGATGGGTCAGCGAAACGACTTAATTCTTGGTGAAATGTGGATTCCTGTTGTTAGGAAATAAAGAAATAAAAGGAGAGATGCAAATGTCCTATATCGTTGATTTTAAAAATGTGTCTCCAGTTGGTTTAGAGACCTCACCAGTAGTAAGCGCGCTTGCTGGCTTACGTGCTAATGAAGCCCGTTATTTTATGAATAAATACAAGCATGAATTTACGGTTGTACCAGCTAGCGAGTCCGGGGAGACCCTTGATTATGTGAACCGAATTTTGAAAGAAGAACGTGATATTGAGTTTGCTGCCAAACCTTTAGAAACGTCACGTTTTCAAGTGGAAAATATCAAAATGGCCTACGTTTTTTATGAGGATGGTCTTTGTGTCAACGTCATGTATTCACTTGATGACCCTAAGCCGAAGCGGGCCGTTGGTTTTAAGCTTTCTGAGGGGATGGAGGTACCAAAGGAGTTAGAAGGGAAGTTTAAGTTTGCTAGGCAGAAGTCTAAATTAGCTGGAACCATTCGGGGCTCGTATTTTGTCATTAAAGGAGAATATTAGAGTAAAACATTTTCCTTACACAATAATGTGTGTCCTAATATAAAAAAGTGTGGTCAAGATCGAAGGAAAA
The Neobacillus sp. PS3-40 genome window above contains:
- a CDS encoding HTH domain-containing protein, translated to MKKVERINTIMRYINNRAHFTVSEIMREFNISRSTAIRDIREIEALGMPLIAEVGRDGGYFVMHNSVLPEVRFTDNEVKALFIAFMATRNQQLPYLKSRQSLAEKLLGLISENQQDDLVLLNQILLFEGTNPNNPDLLELSDIPHPMVEKLIQTLLLDRYLWITIKEEKVIKSYPIYLLHLYHEKSVWLIEGFDLKEEKKKIFPVDELTDVKPYPEKKRLSKKKILEKLSKQGEEINLILELGPKAIAQFKKYHPLKVSISYTNPYQTTAILKTFINIIKPEEVTEITNWLLFLGGDLLVKEVPEEVLEGLQERLYLYCP
- a CDS encoding GyrI-like domain-containing protein, encoding MADYTLEEKDSFTVIGLGTELKSHYTDFAGLNKEKSDFWQAVSQDGRLDTLKALATNDYIFAVNEAVNNKMMHYAGVLSEASAPEEARVIQFPKGEYLVVKGEGKTADELNNKLAGLAFGQVLPEAKNFAYVGGPNATVEMGQRNDLILGEMWIPVVRK
- a CDS encoding 3-oxoacyl-ACP synthase III family protein translates to MTSISIKAVDIYHPEKSENNDYYIEYFKKKGRDITSFLEFMGRKERYFIDNKHENSITMAIEASKRVLKKAQLAGEDIDLIIFSTQVPEKTFPTNVMYVHNAIGGKHSAIALDMNVNCAGMTTAVDMASRYLSSNPYMKRALVVGSDYLSLLANPDEEISFANFGDASSAVILENTADDNTGFIDAIYDIDSDNRNNIQYPEMGLSRSITEKIDGQGIKWLPFDGSMILPATYEMIETLLKRNHLKIDDINGFCLSQFALSNILKVQEHFEIPSEKIIYVGDEYGYTGTSSPFIALYEGIESGQIRRGDYVLFWTVGGGHELIAMLFKY
- a CDS encoding phage tail protein is translated as MSYIVDFKNVSPVGLETSPVVSALAGLRANEARYFMNKYKHEFTVVPASESGETLDYVNRILKEERDIEFAAKPLETSRFQVENIKMAYVFYEDGLCVNVMYSLDDPKPKRAVGFKLSEGMEVPKELEGKFKFARQKSKLAGTIRGSYFVIKGEY